One Glycine soja cultivar W05 chromosome 2, ASM419377v2, whole genome shotgun sequence genomic region harbors:
- the LOC114388815 gene encoding peptidyl-prolyl cis-trans isomerase CYP40-like, which yields MGRGRCFLDISIGEELEGRIVVELYDDVVPKTAENFRALCTGEKGIGSNTGVPLHFKGSCFHRVIKGFMIQGGDISAGDGTGGESIYGLKFEDENFELKHERKGMLSMANSGPDTNGSQFFISTTRTSHLDGKHVVFGKVVKGMGVVRSVEHVATGDNDRPTLDVKIVDCGEIPEGEDDGISNFFKDGDTYPDWPADLDESPNELEWWMKSVDSIKAFGNDYYRKQDYKMALRKYRKALRYLDICWEKEGIDEEISSGLRKTKSQIFTNSSASKLKLGDIKGALLDTEFAMREGDNNAKALFRQGQAYMALHDIDAAVESFKKALTLEPNDAGIKKELAAARKKIADRRDLEKKAYSKMFQ from the exons atgggTAGAGGAAGATGCTTCTTGGACATTAGCATAGGGGAAGAGCTTGAAGGGAGAATAGTGGTGGAGCTTTATGATGATGTTGTTCCCAAAACTGCTGAGAATTTCAGAGCCCTATGCACTGGTGAGAAAGGCATTGGTTCAAATACTGGAGTGCCCCTTCATTTCAAG GGATCTTGCTTTCATCGTGTTATTAAAGGCTTCATGATTCAAGGAGGTGATATATCTGCTGGGGATGGTACTGGAGGAGAATCTATATATGGACTTAAGTTTGAAGATGAAAATTTCGAGTTGAAGCATGAAAGGAAAGGGATGTTATCAATGGCAAACTCTGGTCCTGATACTAATGGGTCTCAGTTTTTTATCAGCACTACCCGAACATCTCACCTAGATGGTAAGCATGTTGTATTTGGGAAAGTAGTTAAAGGAATGGGAGTGGTCCGATCAGTTGAGCATGTTGCGACCGGAGACAATGATCGTCCCACTCTAGATGTTAAAATTGTGGACTGTGGAGAAATTCCTGAAGGAGAAGATGATGGGATATCTAACTTTTTCAAAGATGGAGACACCTATCCCGACTGGCCAGCAGACCTTGATGAGAGCCCTAATGAACTTGAGTGGTGGATGAAATCTGTTGACTCGATTAAAGCTTTTGGCAATGATTATTACAGG AAACAAGATTACAAAATGGCTCTAAGGAAGTATCGGAAGGCTTTACGCTACCTGGATATTTGTTGGGAGAAGGAAGGCATTGATGAAG AGATAAGTTCAGGTTTGAGAAAAACGAAGTCTCAGATTTTTACAAACAGCTCT GCTTCTAAATTGAAATTAGGGGATATTAAAGGAGCATTGTTGGATACAGAATTTGCAATGCGTGAGGGAGACAACAATGCTAAAGCTTTGTTCCGCCAAGGACAG GCATACATGGCACTCCATGACATTGATGCTGCAGTTGAAAGCTTTAAGAAGGCACTGACCTTGGAACCAAATGATG CTGGAATAAAAAAGGAACTTGCTGCTGCTAGGAAGAAG ATAGCTGATAGGCGTGATCTAGAGAAAAAGGCATATAGCAAGATGTTCCAATAA